One stretch of Mus pahari chromosome 15, PAHARI_EIJ_v1.1, whole genome shotgun sequence DNA includes these proteins:
- the LOC110333184 gene encoding LOW QUALITY PROTEIN: protocadherin beta-18-like (The sequence of the model RefSeq protein was modified relative to this genomic sequence to represent the inferred CDS: inserted 2 bases in 1 codon) → MEPKAGAAQHIRQVLLFFVFLEASSVLATTWRYSVPEEMETGSSIANIIKDMDVGDLAARGARVIFDDYQPYLRLELETGNLLLNEKLDRETLCSTSEPCILHFQVLLENPLQFFQAELLIEDINDHTPTFLEKLIFLNISESATPGTSFQMDDAQDLDIGMNGIQNYSISPNPYFYLKLKDSGKGRRYPELVLVRSLDREKEASISLILTAMDGGSLPRSGTVLVQVVVLDVNDNAPEFEKTLYEVQVPENSSVDSLVIKVSATDLDSGLNGEISYLVSHISRDVQKTFEIHPISGEVHLKTLLDFEVIQSYTINIQAIDGGGLSGKSVIIVQVTDVNDNPPEIVITSLMSSIPENGLSEMVVAVFSLRDQDSGENGRMMCSIQDKLPFLLKPTFKSFYTLVTEHPLDRESRAEYNITITVSDLGTPRLTTQHTITVQVSDINDNAPTFTQTSYTMFVQENNSPAMHIGTISATDSDLGSNAHITYSLLPPQDQRLALTSLISINADNGQLFALRALDYEALQAFEFRVGATDQGLPALSSQVLVHVVVLDDNDNAPFVLYPLQNASALCTELLPRAAEPGYLVTKVVAVDRDSGQNAWLSFQLLKXTEPGXFSVWAHNGEVRTTRLLSERDVSKHRLLLVVKDNGDPPRSVSVTLHLLVVDGFSQPYLPLPEVARDPIHVDEEALTLYLVIALASVSSLFLLSVLLFVGVRLCRRARAASLDGYSEPDGHFPGHLVDVSGAGTLSQTYQYEVCLTGMSDSNDIRFLKPXFPNLERAVKCMKENTSSMNRFGYN, encoded by the exons ATGGAGCCTAAAGCTGGAGCTGCTCAGCATATAAGGCAAGtgctgcttttctttgttttcctagaAGCGTCCTCGGTTCTTGCCACGACCTGGAGATACTCTGTGCCAGAAGAAATGGAGACTGGTTCCTCTAtagcaaatataataaaagatatGGATGTGGGTGATCTAGCTGCACGGGGGGCCAGAGTTATATTTGATGACTACCAGCCTTATTTGCGGTTAGAGCTAGAGACTGGCAACTTGCTTTTGAATGAAAAACTTGACAGGGAGACACTTTGTTCTACCAGCGAACCATGTATATTGCATTTCCAGGTGTTATTGGAAAATCCTCTGCAATTTTTTCAGGCTGAGCTTTTGATTGAAGACATAAATGACCATACCCCCACGTTTCTAGAAAAACTCATATTTCTAAATATCTCAGAAAGTGCTACTCCAGGAACCTCATTCCAAATGGATGATGCTCAGGACTTGGATATAGGGATGAATGGTATCCAAAACTATTCAATAAGCCCCAACCCCTATTTCTATCTTAAGTTAAAAGACAGTGGTAAAGGAAGACGATATCCAGAGCTGGTACTGGTTAGATCTCTGGACAGAGAAAAGGAGGCTTCAATTAGCTTAATACTAACAGCTATGGATGGTGGGTCCCTGCCCAGGTCAGGGACTGTATTAGTTCAAGTTGTGGTTCTGGATGTCAATGACAATGCCCCTGAGTTTGAAAAAACCCTGTATGAGGTCCAAGTACCAGAGAACAGTTCTGTGGACTCGCTGGTAATCAAGGTGTCTGCTACAGATTTGGATTCAGGACTAAATGGAGAAATATCTTACTTGGTTTCTCATATCTCTAGAGATGTACAAAAAACATTCGAAATCCATCCAATCTCTGGTGAAGTCCATTTGAAAACACTCCTAGATTTTGAAGTAATTCAGTCTTATACAATAAATATTCAAGCGATTGATGGTGGTGGTCTCTCTGGAAAATCAGTCATTATTGTTCAGGTCACAGATGTGAATGACAACCCACCAGAAATAGTCATTACATCTCTTATGAGCTCTATCCCAGAGAACGGTTTGTCAGAGATGGTGGTCGCTGTTTTCAGTTTACGAGACCAAGACTCTGGAGAAAATGGGAGAATGATGTGTTCAATTCAAGACAAACTCCCTTTCCTCTTGAAACCTACTTTCAAAAGTTTCTACACTCTAGTAACAGAGCATCCACTGgacagagagagcagagctgagtACAACATCACCATCACTGTCTCCGACCTGGGCACACCCAGGCTCACAACCCAGCACACCATAACAGTGCAGGTGTCCGACATCAACGACAACGCCCCTACCTTTACCCAAACCTCCTACACCATGTTCGTCCAAGAGAACAACAGCCCAGCCATGCACATAGGCACCATCAGTGCCACAGACTCAGATTTAGGCTCCAATGCCCACATCACCTACTCACTGCTGCCGCCCCAGGACCAGCGGCTGGCCCTCACCTCGCTCATCTCCATCAATGCTGACAACGGGCAGCTGTTTGCGCTCAGAGCTCTGGACTATGAAGCCCTGCAGGCCTTCGAGTTCCGCGTGGGTGCCACGGACCAAGGCTTGCCCGCGCTCAGCAGCCAGGTGCTGGTGCACGTGGTGGTGCtggatgacaatgacaatgcGCCCTTCGTGCTCTACCCACTGCAGAACGCTTCTGCACTCTGCACTGAGCTGCTGCCCAGAGCGGCAGAGCCCGGATACCTGGTCACCAAGGTGGTGGCTGTGGATCGCGACTCTGGCCAGAATGCCTGGCTGTCNTTCCAGCTGCTCAAGNCCACGGAGCCCGGNNTGTTCAGCGTGTGGGCNCACAATGGNGAGGTGCGNACCACCAGGCTGCTGAGCGAGCGCGATGTGTCCAAGCACAGGCTGCTGCTGGTGGTCAAGGACAATGGCGATCCTCCGCGCTCTGTCAGCGTCACGCTGCACCTGTTGGTGGTGGATGGCTTCTCCCAgccctacctgcctctgccagagGTGGCGCGCGACCCTATCCACGTGGATGAGGAAGCGCTCACACTCTACTTGGTCATTGCCTTGGCGTCTGTGTCTTCACTCTTCCTCTTGTCTGTGCTGCTGTTCGTGGGGGTGAGGCTGTGCAGGAGGGCCAGAGCGGCCTCTCTGGATGGCTACTCTGAGCCTGATGGACACTTTCCTGGCCACCTGGTGGATGTCAGCGGCGCGGGGACCCTGTCCCAGACCTACCAATATGAGGTGTGTCTGACAGGAATGTCGGATTCCAATGATATTCGGTTCCTAAAGCC GTTTCCCAACCTTGAGCGAGCAGTGAAATGCATGAAAGAAAACACCTCCTCTATGAATCGTTTTGGATACAATTAG
- the LOC110333178 gene encoding protocadherin beta-15-like encodes MKIGREHRQRQVLLIFLLLGVARAGWESRHYFVMEETPSGTVLADLVQDLGLGVAELAARGAQVVSEEKESRLQLDLQTGKLILNEKLDREELCGPTEPCVTHFQVLLKKPLEIFQAELQVGDINDHSPEFPEREMAVKIIENSPVGTAFLLKTAQDLDVGNNSIQNYKIGTNSHFHVSIHNRGDGRKYPELVLDKELDREEQAVFRLTLTALDGGSPPRTGTSQIRIIVLDVNDNAPEFAQAFYRVQIPENSPSGSVVAKVSAKDLDSGTNGEVSYSLFHSSQEMSRTFELNALSGEVRLIKTLDFETTPSYELDIEATDGGGLSGKCSVSIQVVDVNDNYPELIISSLTNPIPENSPETEVALFRVRDRDSGENGRTVCSIQDGVPFTLEPSFENFYRLMTDGALDREIRAEYNITISVTDLGTPRLTTQHTITVQVSDINDNAPAFTQTSYTMFILENNSPALHIGTISATDSDSGSNAHITYSLLSAQDPQLSLTSLISLNADNGQLFALRALDYEALQGFEFHVSATDRGSLALSSQALVRVVVLDDNDNAPFVLYPMQNXXAXCTELLPXAAEPGYLVTKVVAVDRDSGQNAWLSFQLLKATEPGLFSVWAHNGEVRTTRLLSERDVPKHRLLLLVKDNGEPPRSASVTLHVVVVDGFSQPYLPLPEVVRDPSHQEGDVLTLYLVIALASVSSLFLLSVLLFVGVRLCRRARAASLSGCTVPEGHFPGHLVDVSGAGTLSQSYQYEVCLTGDSQSNEFKFLKPVFSGIIDQNYGRQPDDLSFPSVLGM; translated from the coding sequence ATGAAGATTGGAAGGGAACACAGACAAAGGCAAGTTCTGTTGATCTTTCTCTTGCTGGGAGTGGCTAGGGCGGGCTGGGAATCCCGCCATTACTTTGTGATGGAGGAAACACCCAGCGGCACTGTTTTGGCAGATCTAGTCCAGGACCTAGGGCTGGGAGTTGCGGAGCTAGCTGCTCGAGGAGCCCAGGTAGTCTCTGAGGAAAAGGAATCACGCTTGCAGCTGGATCTACAGACTGGGAAGCTAATCTTAAATGAAAAACTGGACCGGGAGGAGCTGTGCGGCCCCACTGAGCCCTGTGTCACTCATTTCCAAGTGTTACTGAAAAAACCACTGGAAATCTTTCAAGCTGAGCTACAAGTAGGAGACATTAATGATCATTCTCCTGAGTTTCCTGAAAGAGAAATGGCCGTGAAAATCATAGAGAATAGCCCTGTTGGCACTGCATTTCTACTCAAAACCGCTCAGGATTTGGATGTGGGAAATAACAGCATTCAGAACTATAAGATTGGCACCAACTCTCATTTCCATGTTTCCATCCACAACCGAGGTGATGGGAGAAAATACCCAGAGCTGGTGCTGGACAAAGAGCTTGATCGCGAGGAGCAGGCAGTGTTCAGATTAACTCTGACAGCGCTGGATGGTGGTTCTCCACCCAGGACTGGCACCTCACAAATCCGGATTATTGTCTTGGATGTCAATGACAATGCCCCTGAGTTTGCACAGGCTTTCTACCGGGTGCAAATTCCAGAGAACAGCCCCTCCGGTTCCGTGGTTGCTAAGGTCTCTGCTAAGGATTTAGACAGTGGGACAAATGGAGAGGTATCATACTCTCTTTTTCATAGTTCTCAGGAAATGAGCAGAACTTTTGAGCTAAACGCCCTGTCAGGAGAAGTTCGACTAATTAAAACACTGGACTTTGAGACAACACCTTCATATGAACTAGACATAGAGGCAACTGATGGCGGGGGTCTTTCTGGAAAATGCTCTGTTTCTATTCAGGTGGTGGATGTCAATGATAATTACCCAGAACTAATTATATCATCGCTCACCAATCCAATCCCAGAAAATTCACCAGAGACAGAGGTGGCTCTGTTTCGGGTTCGAGACCGAGACTCTGGAGAAAATGGAAGGACAGTTTGTTCCATCCAGGATGGTGTTCCCTTTACACTGGAACCTTCCTTTGAGAACTTCTATAGACTGATGACAGATGGAGCTTTGGACAGAGAGATCAGAGCTGAGTACAACATAACTATTTCCGTCACCGACCTGGGCACACCCAGGCTCACAACCCAGCACACCATAACAGTGCAGGTGTCCGATATCAACGACAACGCCCCCGCCTTCACTCAAACCTCCTACACTATGTTCATTCTCGAGAATAACAGCCCCGCCCTGCACATAGGCACCATCAGCgccacagactcagactcaggctCCAATGCCCACATCACCTACTCACTGCTGTCGGCCCAGGACCCACAGCTGTCCCTCACCTCGCTCATCTCCCTCAATGCTGACAACGGGCAGCTATTCGCGCTCAGGGCGCTGGACTATGAGGCCCTGCAGGGCTTCGAGTTCCACGTGAGTGCCACAGACCGAGGATCACTTGCGCTCAGCAGCCAGGCGCTGGTGCGCGTGGTGGTGCtggatgacaatgacaatgcTCCCTTCGTGCTCTACCCGATGCAGAACNCCNCTGCNCNCTGCACNGAGCTGCTGCCCAGNGCNGCNGAGCCCGGATACCTGGTCACCAAGGTGGTGGCTGTGGATCGCGACTCTGGCCAGAATGCCTGGCTGTCATTCCAGCTGCTCAAGGCCACGGAGCCCGGGTTGTTCAGCGTGTGGGCGCACAATGGTGAGGTGCGNACCACCAGGCTGCTGAGCGAGCGCGATGTGCCCAagcacaggctgctgctgctggtcaaGGACAATGGAGAGCCTCCACGCTCTGCCAGTGTCACACTGCACGTGGTAGTGGTGGATGGCTTCTCCCAACCTTACCTCCCTCTGCCAGAGGTGGTGCGCGACCCCAGTCACCAGGAAGGTGATGTGCTCACGCTGTACCTGGTCATTGCCTTGGCgtctgtgtcttctctcttcctcctgtctgtgcTGCTGTTTGTGGGGGTGAGGCTGTGCAGGAGGGCCAGGGCGGCCTCTCTTAGTGGCTGTACTGTGCCTGAAGGACACTTTCCTGGCCACCTGGTGGATGTCAGTGGGgcagggaccctgtctcagagctACCAGTATGAGGTGTGTCTTACAGGAGATTCTCAGAGTAATGAATTCAAATTCTTGAAGCCTGTGTTTTCTGGTATTATAGACCAAAACTATGGTAGGCAACCAGATGATCTGTCCTTCCCAAGTGTTTTAGGCATGTGA